The sequence below is a genomic window from Deltaproteobacteria bacterium.
TTCGAACGCGTCGAGCTCGACATCCTGAAGGGCGAGACGCGCACGGCGGAGTTCCTGCGCCGCAATCCCAACGGCCGGATTCCCTGCCTCGAGCTCGAGGACGGCACCTACCTCTGGGAGTCGAACGCGATCGCGTTCTACCTGGCCGAGGGAACCGACTTCCTGCCCGAAGGCCGGCTCGAGCGCGCGCAGGTCCTGCAGTGGATGTTCTTCGAGCAGTACAGCCACGAGCCCTACATCGCGACCGTGCGCTTCTGGCACCACGCGGGAATGATCGACGCGAAGCGCGACCAGCTCGCCGAGCGGATGGAACGCGGCTACGCGGCGCTCGCCGTGATGGAGAGCCACCTGCGCGAGCGCGACTTCTTCGTCGCCAGCCGCTATTCGATCGCCGACATCGCGCTCTACGCCTACACGCACGTGGCGCACGAGGGCGGCTACGACCTCGCGGGCTTTCCGTCGCTGCGCGCGTGGCTCGAGCGCCTTCGCGCGCAGCCCGGCCACGTGCCGATCACGAAGGCCTGAGCGCCGCTCAGATCCAGCGGCGCACGCGGGCGCGGTATACGCGGTACGCGTCGCCGAACTTGCGCTCCAGGTAGGCCTCTTCGCGGCGGACCACGCCGACGCGCAGCACCGCGAAGAGCGGCAGCAGCAGGCCGAGCACCCAGAGGCTGTCGCCGAACACCGCCGCTCCGGAGTAGAGCAGCATCAGTCCCAGATAGAGCGGGTTTCGCGACCAGGCGTAGGCGCCGTCGCTCGCGATCGCGTCGGTCGGCAGGTGCGTCGGAATGGTCGTGCCCGCGCGCCGCTGGGCGCTGAACCCCGAGCGCATGACGGCGGTTCCCGCCGCGAGCAGCGCGCTGCCGAGCGCGATCCGCGCAAGGCCCGAGACGAAGCTCGTCGGCCAGACGATCTCCAGCGCGAATCCGGCCAGCAGCGCGCCCAGGAAAAGCAGCGGCGGCGGCGCGATCACGTTGGCATGGTCGGGCAGCGACACCGTCATGTGACACCTCCTAGATCCACTTCGAACACGGTTCCGCCGCCCTCGCGGGGCCGGCAGCGCGCCTCGCC
It includes:
- a CDS encoding isoprenylcysteine carboxylmethyltransferase family protein → MTVSLPDHANVIAPPPLLFLGALLAGFALEIVWPTSFVSGLARIALGSALLAAGTAVMRSGFSAQRRAGTTIPTHLPTDAIASDGAYAWSRNPLYLGLMLLYSGAAVFGDSLWVLGLLLPLFAVLRVGVVRREEAYLERKFGDAYRVYRARVRRWI
- a CDS encoding glutathione S-transferase family protein: MLRLYDYLESGNGYKVRLLLTQLGVAFERVELDILKGETRTAEFLRRNPNGRIPCLELEDGTYLWESNAIAFYLAEGTDFLPEGRLERAQVLQWMFFEQYSHEPYIATVRFWHHAGMIDAKRDQLAERMERGYAALAVMESHLRERDFFVASRYSIADIALYAYTHVAHEGGYDLAGFPSLRAWLERLRAQPGHVPITKA